Part of the Vigna radiata var. radiata cultivar VC1973A chromosome 11, Vradiata_ver6, whole genome shotgun sequence genome is shown below.
CCTTCCCAGGAGATGAAGGCGATGTAGCTCCGTTTACCAGGCAAGGGGTGTCCAAAGGACGACCACAGAGAAAAGGATTATTGGAAAATGCAGATGCACCAAAACGCTGTATGTTTGCAATCTCAGGAATGAAACCAGACAGATTATTGAATGAGAGATCAAAATGTGTCAAGTTATTTAAATTTCCAAGGGAAGTAGGGATTGGGCCAGAAAGTGAATTATGTGAAAGATCTAGGTATTGAATCCTTGATAGGTTTCCTAGGCTTGGGGGGATGCTTCCATTAAGCTCGTTATGATGTAGGTTAAGGGATTCCAGGTTTGTCAAGTTGTAAAGAGTCTGAGGAATCTCACCTTCTAATTTATTACCAGAAAGGTCCCTGCAGCAACATAAAAGAATGAACTAAGATTTTATTCAGAGGGTTTAACATAATACAGAGCAGTTAGAGAAAGATATAAAACTCACAGCCCAAGAAGAAACTTGCAATTGCTTATATCATCAGGAATTTGGCCAATGAGGTTCAGATTGTGCAAATCCAGCAATTCAAGAAGCTCGACGCTGCCAAAGCCCTTGGGGATCATTCCACCAATGGAATTATTACCCAATTTGATAACAATTAGTCCCCGCAGTTCCTGAATATCCACTGGGATATTCCCCTCCAGCCTATTCAATTCCAACGCCAAGAGTTTTAGGCTCTTGCATTTTGTTATGCTCGTGGGAATCTCCCCATCTAAAAGATTCCCCGAAGCATCCAAGATTTGCAATCTCCCACTACAGGAACTGATCTCAGGAATATGTCCACCAAACCCATTATACGATAAATTGAGATAGGTAAGATTTTGCATTTCAAGGACACTGAACGGTGCCAAATCAGTGAACCTGTTACTTCCAAAATCCAAATGTTCCAGACTTTGGCATGAGGAAATGAGCTCCTGCACGCTCCCTGACAAGGCATTGTTTCTCAGCGACACATATGACAACCTTGGAATGCCACAAAGCCCGGAAGGGACAACTCcactaaggttgttgaaggagaaATCAAAGCCTTCAAGGTTAAAGCAGTTTACCAAGGAGGCAGGAATTGAACCGGCGAGGTTGTTATGAGAAAGAGAAACGAACCTTGTTTTGTAGCAGTGCCGAAACAAAGCCAAAGGTATCTCCCCAGTGAAGCCATTCTTGGATAAATCTAGAAACCGAATGCTAGGCAAATCACCAATGAACTCGGGGATAGAACCAGATAAAGCATTGGAACTCAAATTGATCTTCCACAGTGAGTGAAGATCACCATACCCTTCTGGAATACCACCCGAGAAACGGTTTCCGAACAACGTCAATATCCTCAACCTCTTCAACCCCGAAAGTGACGAGGATAACACCCCTCCCAAGCTAGTGTTCCACAGCACGATTCTCTCCACAAACCCTTCAGAGTTACACGAAACGCCTTTGTAATCGTTGCACGGGTTCCCACTTGAAACCCACGAACTCAAGCTGGCGCGTGGATCGTCCGTGATGTTACCTTTGAATTCAAGCAAAATTTCCTTCTCAGTCACTGCAGAAGCTGTcacaagacaataaaaaaagGTGCACAGTAGAGCATGAGAGAGATGAATAGCACGGTGTCTTCTCATGCTCGAAACAATGTGATCACCCCTTTGACATCATAGCTGTCACAACCGAACCAGAGTCGATTCTGAGGTGTTGCTTCCTCAGCTACAAAGTTCCAGGTAATCGTAAATTCGGTCcaataagaaacaaaacatcACGATCATCACCGACGGGGAGCATTCTCATTCAGAAGACTGGAATTGCAGGAGAGAGaaacaaacccaaaaaaaaaaagaataaaaacagtaCCCTTTAGTCTCTCACTGTTTTTTCCTTCATGGTTCTCCGTATAAGC
Proteins encoded:
- the LOC106777953 gene encoding probable LRR receptor-like serine/threonine-protein kinase At1g12460, which gives rise to MRRHRAIHLSHALLCTFFYCLVTASAVTEKEILLEFKGNITDDPRASLSSWVSSGNPCNDYKGVSCNSEGFVERIVLWNTSLGGVLSSSLSGLKRLRILTLFGNRFSGGIPEGYGDLHSLWKINLSSNALSGSIPEFIGDLPSIRFLDLSKNGFTGEIPLALFRHCYKTRFVSLSHNNLAGSIPASLVNCFNLEGFDFSFNNLSGVVPSGLCGIPRLSYVSLRNNALSGSVQELISSCQSLEHLDFGSNRFTDLAPFSVLEMQNLTYLNLSYNGFGGHIPEISSCSGRLQILDASGNLLDGEIPTSITKCKSLKLLALELNRLEGNIPVDIQELRGLIVIKLGNNSIGGMIPKGFGSVELLELLDLHNLNLIGQIPDDISNCKFLLGLDLSGNKLEGEIPQTLYNLTNLESLNLHHNELNGSIPPSLGNLSRIQYLDLSHNSLSGPIPTSLGNLNNLTHFDLSFNNLSGFIPEIANIQRFGASAFSNNPFLCGRPLDTPCLVNGATSPSSPGKAKVLSTSAIVAIVAAAVILTGVCLVTIMNMAARGRKKQDDQIMIVESTPLGSTDSNLIIGKLVLFSKSLPSKYEDWEAGTKALLDKESLIGGGSIGTVYRTDFEGGISIAVKKLETMGRIRNQEEFEHEIGRLGNLQHPNLVAFQGYYWSSSMHLILSEFVPNGNLYDNLHGLGYAGTSTSRGNRELYWSRRFQIAVGTARALAYLHHDCRPPILHLNIKSSNILLDDKYEPKLSDYGLGKLLPILDNYGLTKFHNAVGYVAPELAQGLRQSEKCDVYSFGVILLELVTGRKPVESPTTNEVVVLCEYVRGLLETSSASDCFDRNLLGFTENELIQVMRLGLICTSEDPLRRPSMAEVVQVLESIRNGLDSH